One segment of Phaeacidiphilus oryzae TH49 DNA contains the following:
- a CDS encoding aldo/keto reductase has translation MTAIGNGIEVSPLALGGSTFGWTSDATASRQVLDGFLHAGGNYIDTADSYSSWAPGNSGGESETVIGGWLSARGNRDRVVIGTKVSRHPEFPGLSAANVAAAADASLKRLGTDYIDLYWAHFDDPDVPLQETAEAFDALVRAGKVRAIGVSNYTGERIREWITIARREGHAVPVAVQPLYNLVKREAYERDIAPVAAAENLAVLPYQALASGFLTGKYRAESDLAGGVRQYMARGFYSEAGLAVVGVLEDVAREHGSNPAAVALAWLRGRPGVAAPIASARTLDQLASMMAFTRLQLTADQRSALDEVSARVPRG, from the coding sequence ATGACCGCCATAGGAAATGGCATCGAGGTGTCCCCGCTCGCGCTGGGCGGCTCCACGTTCGGCTGGACCAGTGACGCGACCGCCTCCCGACAGGTCCTGGACGGCTTTCTCCATGCCGGCGGCAACTACATCGACACCGCCGACAGTTACTCGTCCTGGGCGCCCGGCAACAGCGGTGGCGAGTCCGAGACCGTCATCGGTGGGTGGCTGTCCGCCCGCGGCAACCGCGACCGCGTCGTCATCGGCACCAAGGTCAGCCGGCACCCGGAGTTCCCCGGACTGTCCGCCGCCAATGTCGCGGCCGCCGCCGACGCCTCGCTCAAGCGGCTGGGGACCGACTACATCGACCTGTACTGGGCCCACTTCGACGATCCCGACGTGCCGCTGCAGGAGACCGCCGAGGCGTTCGACGCTCTGGTCCGTGCGGGCAAGGTCCGCGCGATCGGCGTGTCCAACTACACCGGCGAGCGCATCCGGGAATGGATCACCATCGCCCGCCGCGAGGGCCACGCCGTGCCCGTGGCGGTGCAGCCGCTGTACAACCTGGTCAAGCGCGAGGCGTACGAGCGGGACATCGCCCCGGTCGCCGCCGCCGAGAATCTCGCCGTCCTCCCCTACCAGGCCCTGGCCAGCGGCTTTCTCACCGGCAAGTACCGGGCCGAGTCCGACCTCGCCGGCGGAGTCCGCCAGTACATGGCGCGCGGCTTCTACAGCGAGGCCGGGCTCGCCGTGGTCGGTGTTCTCGAGGATGTCGCACGCGAGCACGGCTCCAACCCGGCGGCCGTCGCGCTTGCCTGGCTGCGCGGGCGCCCCGGCGTGGCGGCCCCGATCGCCAGCGCTCGCACCCTCGACCAGCTCGCCTCGATGATGGCCTTCACCCGCTTGCAGTTGACGGCCGATCAGCGCTCCGCGCTCGACGAGGTGTCCGCCCGTGTCCCCCGCGGGTGA